From Acidobacteriota bacterium, a single genomic window includes:
- a CDS encoding DegV family protein: MSASAVVLIGLDPQRRKSLAQGLTRRGYEVAPARDIAQGAQYLQALEPQVVVLPVEDLAHPDLVPYIGADAPRRRTVVALGRASEEGRVPRRVAFLATEGLTPEAFLDRLLLVLLGRDLDLVTDAEVTGLLGQLSTRPLFELLPALGRNPFRGVLELPNGQIYVDGGQPVAARSGEIDGLKAFCRLVTTAEGTFRLRPTESVPATQWREDLDALMALALEDSLGEMPDPRMRVKVEVGPELFSHQFTPLQQEVLQLARNGIALGRLLDSSKVPDGQLMEQVLELESLGVVKLLEPEAGVAVVTDSCCDLPRDLVHSLGVEVVPLTVTFGRQAYLDGVDLSPGEFFQQLATNPEHPFTNPPPRKAFEDCFQRLLPRKDVVTVHISEKLSQTVVHAREAAGEALLVQPSERDDGRPVQLEVVDSRQSSLAQGMLVVFAARMAERGLPAPEIARRLQEMRDRIDSFFVVDTLEYLVRGNRIGRARALLGSLLGIKPILGIADGEVVALDKVRGGRNAHRRILELAQEQLEAGAPVMATIAHSQAPVWADRLRKIFLETFRVAEMIVSEMGPVIGTHVGPGTVGLGIFQPTESELELIRPLEPDAES; this comes from the coding sequence GTGAGCGCTTCCGCCGTCGTTCTCATCGGCCTCGACCCGCAACGCCGCAAATCCCTCGCCCAGGGTCTGACCCGCCGCGGCTACGAGGTCGCCCCGGCCCGGGACATCGCCCAGGGAGCCCAATATCTGCAGGCCCTGGAGCCGCAGGTGGTGGTGCTGCCGGTGGAAGATCTGGCGCACCCCGACCTCGTCCCCTACATCGGTGCCGATGCTCCCCGCCGCCGGACCGTGGTGGCCTTGGGTCGAGCCAGTGAGGAGGGCCGGGTACCCCGGCGGGTCGCCTTCCTGGCCACCGAGGGCCTGACCCCGGAGGCCTTTCTCGACCGTTTGCTGCTGGTGCTCCTGGGGCGAGATCTGGACCTGGTCACCGACGCAGAGGTTACCGGCCTCTTGGGCCAGCTCTCCACCCGCCCACTCTTCGAGCTACTGCCGGCCCTGGGCCGCAATCCCTTCCGCGGCGTCCTGGAGCTCCCCAACGGCCAGATCTATGTCGACGGCGGCCAGCCGGTGGCGGCCCGCAGCGGAGAGATCGACGGGCTCAAGGCCTTCTGCAGGCTGGTCACCACCGCCGAGGGCACCTTCCGCCTGCGGCCGACGGAGAGCGTGCCGGCGACCCAGTGGCGGGAGGACCTGGATGCCCTCATGGCCCTCGCCCTGGAGGACTCGTTGGGCGAGATGCCCGATCCGCGCATGCGGGTGAAGGTCGAGGTGGGACCGGAGCTCTTCTCCCATCAATTCACCCCTCTCCAGCAGGAAGTGCTCCAGCTGGCCCGCAACGGCATCGCCCTGGGCCGGCTGCTGGACTCCTCCAAAGTCCCCGACGGCCAGCTCATGGAACAGGTTCTGGAGCTCGAAAGCCTGGGGGTGGTCAAGCTCCTGGAGCCGGAAGCCGGAGTGGCGGTGGTCACCGATTCCTGCTGCGATCTACCCCGAGACCTGGTCCACTCCCTGGGGGTGGAAGTAGTGCCTCTCACCGTCACCTTCGGCCGGCAGGCCTACCTCGACGGCGTCGACCTGAGTCCCGGCGAGTTCTTCCAGCAGCTGGCCACCAACCCGGAGCACCCGTTCACCAATCCACCGCCGCGCAAGGCCTTCGAGGATTGCTTCCAGCGCCTGCTGCCGCGCAAGGACGTGGTGACGGTGCACATTTCGGAGAAGCTGTCCCAGACCGTGGTCCACGCCCGGGAGGCCGCCGGCGAGGCGTTGTTGGTGCAGCCGTCGGAGCGCGACGACGGCCGGCCGGTGCAGCTGGAAGTGGTGGACAGCCGTCAGAGCTCCCTGGCCCAGGGAATGCTGGTGGTCTTTGCCGCGCGCATGGCGGAACGGGGGCTCCCGGCGCCGGAGATCGCCCGCCGGCTGCAGGAGATGCGCGACCGCATCGACTCCTTCTTCGTCGTCGACACCCTCGAGTACCTGGTGCGGGGCAATCGCATCGGCCGTGCCCGGGCCCTGCTGGGTAGCCTGCTGGGCATCAAGCCTATCCTCGGCATCGCCGACGGCGAGGTGGTGGCATTGGACAAGGTGCGGGGCGGCCGCAACGCCCACCGCCGCATCCTCGAGCTGGCTCAGGAGCAGCTGGAGGCCGGAGCGCCGGTGATGGCGACCATCGCCCACTCCCAGGCGCCGGTGTGGGCCGACCGCCTGCGGAAGATCTTCCTCGAAACTTTCCGGGTGGCAGAGATGATCGTCTCCGAGATGGGTCCGGTGATCGGTACCCACGTGGGGCCGGGGACCGTCGGCCTGGGCATCTTCCAACCCACCGAGAGCGAGCTCGAGCTGATCCGACCGCTGGAGCCCGACGCCGAGAGCTAG
- a CDS encoding response regulator — MARILVVDDDPDIVLLVEASLETAGHQVVTTTQPSQVVALAAEEDVDAVVLDVLMPGVSGYEVLRQLRTNGRTARLPVLLLSSASESRQRVHGLRQGASDFVAKPFDPDELVLRVGRLVEAVDSRELEGHLESYPFWELLQSLQHGRRSGHLELQDLPQPAYLRLHLGGVQLAAFGNLVGREAALAMAHEARGRFNFRTAGDEVADTSAGVEISINGLLMESAFLQDELRKLQRFVPGTHQLLHALPGTLPPLPETFESIPVAATYLGILDHPDTSLSKLEERLAVAPQKIQLAVAWLLEQGLVTTAGAPAPSPTTGEPTDEMAAAVRRLLLAARLSGRGGEKVHVLLLAQGEAWTRLEELVAAAGEELGDAAWSKLHRQMQLRRGGTASLSTPGGQLSVHAQLLTQASLGRTAATLALCTAVGLWVDDSSAVELADDLIQRLDSSERSQSGLLLATAEDTLRRARERLRGSERWRLSSQAPTSLSKLLSLI; from the coding sequence TTGGCCAGAATCCTAGTCGTCGATGACGATCCCGACATCGTCCTGCTCGTGGAAGCGTCGCTGGAAACCGCAGGGCACCAGGTGGTAACCACCACCCAACCGAGCCAGGTGGTGGCCTTGGCTGCCGAAGAGGACGTGGACGCGGTGGTGCTGGACGTCCTGATGCCCGGGGTCTCGGGCTACGAGGTGCTACGCCAGCTGCGCACCAACGGCCGCACCGCTCGGCTGCCGGTGCTCCTCCTCTCCTCCGCCAGCGAGAGTCGCCAGCGGGTCCACGGGCTGCGTCAGGGGGCCTCCGACTTCGTCGCCAAACCCTTCGACCCCGACGAATTGGTGTTGCGAGTGGGGCGGCTGGTGGAAGCCGTCGACTCCCGGGAGCTGGAGGGACACCTGGAGAGCTATCCTTTCTGGGAGCTGCTCCAATCCCTCCAGCACGGACGTCGCAGCGGGCACCTGGAGCTCCAAGACCTCCCCCAGCCTGCCTACCTGCGACTCCATCTGGGGGGCGTACAACTCGCCGCCTTCGGCAATCTGGTAGGCCGCGAGGCCGCCCTGGCCATGGCCCACGAAGCCCGAGGACGGTTCAACTTCCGCACCGCCGGCGACGAGGTGGCGGACACCTCCGCCGGCGTCGAGATCTCCATCAACGGCCTGCTCATGGAGTCCGCCTTCCTGCAGGACGAGCTGCGCAAGCTGCAGCGCTTCGTTCCCGGTACCCACCAGCTCCTCCACGCCCTGCCGGGAACCCTACCGCCGCTGCCGGAGACCTTCGAGAGCATCCCGGTGGCGGCGACCTATCTGGGCATCCTGGATCATCCCGACACCAGCCTGAGCAAGCTCGAGGAACGGTTGGCGGTGGCCCCCCAGAAGATCCAGCTGGCCGTCGCTTGGCTCCTCGAGCAGGGGCTGGTGACCACCGCCGGAGCGCCGGCACCGAGCCCCACCACCGGCGAGCCCACCGACGAGATGGCCGCAGCGGTCCGGCGGCTACTGTTGGCGGCACGGCTCAGCGGCCGGGGAGGCGAGAAGGTCCACGTGCTCCTGCTGGCCCAGGGAGAGGCCTGGACTCGCCTGGAAGAACTGGTCGCAGCGGCGGGAGAGGAGTTGGGGGACGCGGCCTGGAGCAAGCTGCACCGCCAGATGCAGCTGCGCCGCGGCGGCACCGCCTCCTTGAGCACCCCCGGCGGTCAGCTCTCGGTGCACGCCCAGCTGCTCACCCAAGCCAGCCTCGGGCGTACCGCCGCGACCCTCGCCCTGTGCACCGCCGTCGGGCTGTGGGTCGACGACTCTTCGGCGGTGGAGCTGGCGGACGATTTGATTCAGCGGCTCGACTCCTCCGAGCGCTCCCAGAGCGGCCTGCTGCTGGCCACCGCCGAGGACACCCTGCGCCGCGCCCGGGAGCGCCTCCGGGGCAGCGAGCGCTGGCGCCTGTCGTCCCAGGCACCGACGTCTTTGAGCAAGCTTCTCTCCCTGATCTGA
- the glgX gene encoding glycogen debranching protein GlgX, giving the protein MSQLSPPLEATAAESSSGELGAHWDGRGVHFSVYAGEATAVELCLFDHPAQGRESARHSLRRREDGIWQVYLPGHGPGQLYGYRVHGPYQPRFGQRHNPAKLLLDPYARSVAGEVVWSDELYGYQPQEPQRPSSRDSSPFMAKAMVVDPSFAWGDDRPPAHPWSETLIYECHVKGMTQLHSLIPRTLRGTYLGLAQEPVLEHLLSLGVTAVELLPVQHSLTEHRLHRMGLANYWGYNTLAFFAPDRRFTSLDDPVREFKTMVRRLHREGLEVILDIALNHTAEGDHRGPTLSLKGFDNLAYYRLQDGHPQRYLNYSGCGNTLDIRKPRALQLVLDCLRYWVREMHVDGFRFDLAPVLARDPAVFNPHAPLFQEIQRDPLLSSVKWIAEPWDIGPEGYRLGGFPSPFREWNDRWRDTVRSFWRGDAGRVPELASRLAGSRDIFHRRPNADIHFVACHDGFTTRDVVSYERKHNQANGEGNRDGHGHNLSRNWGHEGATDDPVIQSLRRKLHRSLLTTALFSQGVPMLFHGDEMGHSQRGNNNAYCQDNPTSWLDWKLRREEAPLLAFVRRASRLRRSLGWAWRPQGGDLPAPHWFHPSGRAMGDEEWNDGELRSLGMCLREPGGTGALLLLLHAGDQGLRFQLPQISAGWHLALDSAAPELELGTAPPRQTESFLESHSVQCLVGTVEI; this is encoded by the coding sequence GTGAGCCAGCTGTCACCGCCCCTGGAAGCAACCGCCGCGGAGAGCTCCAGCGGTGAGCTCGGTGCCCACTGGGATGGCCGAGGTGTGCATTTTTCGGTCTACGCCGGAGAAGCCACCGCCGTGGAGCTCTGCCTTTTCGACCACCCCGCGCAAGGCCGGGAGTCGGCGCGCCACTCCCTCCGCCGTCGGGAGGACGGTATCTGGCAGGTCTATCTCCCCGGTCACGGACCGGGACAGCTCTATGGCTACCGGGTCCACGGCCCATACCAGCCGCGCTTCGGCCAGCGCCACAATCCCGCCAAGCTGCTCCTCGATCCCTACGCCCGGTCGGTGGCGGGGGAAGTGGTGTGGAGTGACGAACTCTACGGCTACCAGCCCCAGGAGCCCCAGCGGCCTTCGAGTCGGGACAGCTCCCCCTTCATGGCCAAGGCGATGGTGGTGGACCCCTCCTTCGCCTGGGGCGACGACCGGCCTCCGGCCCATCCGTGGTCCGAGACCCTGATCTACGAATGCCACGTCAAGGGCATGACGCAGCTGCATTCGCTGATCCCGAGAACGCTGCGGGGCACCTATTTGGGCCTGGCCCAGGAACCGGTGCTGGAGCACCTGCTGAGCTTGGGGGTCACCGCCGTCGAGCTGCTGCCGGTACAACACTCCCTCACCGAGCACCGCCTGCACCGCATGGGCCTGGCCAACTATTGGGGCTACAACACCCTCGCCTTCTTCGCCCCGGATCGCCGGTTCACCAGCCTCGACGACCCGGTGCGGGAGTTCAAGACCATGGTCCGGAGGCTGCACCGGGAGGGGCTGGAGGTGATCCTCGACATCGCCCTCAACCACACCGCCGAGGGTGACCACCGAGGACCGACCCTCAGCCTCAAGGGTTTCGACAACCTCGCCTACTACCGGCTGCAGGACGGCCACCCGCAGCGCTACCTCAATTACTCCGGCTGTGGCAACACCCTGGACATCCGCAAGCCCCGGGCGCTCCAGCTGGTGCTCGACTGCCTGCGCTACTGGGTGCGCGAGATGCACGTCGACGGCTTCCGCTTCGATCTGGCGCCGGTGCTGGCGCGGGATCCCGCGGTCTTCAACCCCCACGCCCCCCTCTTCCAGGAGATCCAAAGGGACCCCCTGCTGAGCTCCGTGAAGTGGATCGCCGAGCCTTGGGACATCGGGCCGGAAGGCTACCGGCTGGGAGGTTTTCCGAGCCCCTTCCGGGAGTGGAACGACCGCTGGCGGGACACCGTTCGCTCCTTCTGGCGCGGCGACGCCGGCCGGGTGCCGGAGCTCGCCAGCCGCCTGGCGGGCAGCCGCGACATCTTCCACCGCCGGCCCAACGCCGACATCCATTTCGTCGCCTGTCACGACGGCTTCACCACCCGCGACGTGGTCAGCTACGAGCGCAAGCACAACCAGGCCAACGGCGAGGGCAATCGCGACGGTCACGGCCACAACCTGAGTCGCAACTGGGGCCACGAGGGCGCCACCGATGATCCCGTGATCCAGTCCTTGCGGCGCAAACTCCACCGCAGCCTGCTCACCACCGCCCTGTTCTCCCAAGGAGTCCCCATGCTCTTCCACGGCGACGAGATGGGCCACAGCCAGCGGGGCAACAACAACGCCTACTGCCAGGACAATCCCACTTCCTGGCTCGATTGGAAGCTGCGCCGGGAGGAGGCCCCCCTCCTCGCCTTCGTCCGCCGGGCGAGCCGCCTGCGGCGCTCTCTGGGTTGGGCCTGGCGTCCCCAGGGCGGCGATCTGCCCGCGCCCCATTGGTTCCATCCCTCGGGCCGAGCCATGGGCGATGAAGAATGGAACGACGGTGAGCTGCGCAGCTTGGGCATGTGTCTGCGCGAGCCCGGCGGCACCGGAGCCCTGCTCTTGCTGCTCCACGCCGGGGACCAGGGGCTCCGATTCCAGCTGCCACAGATCTCCGCCGGCTGGCACCTCGCCCTGGACAGCGCCGCACCGGAGCTCGAGCTGGGCACCGCTCCCCCACGCCAGACCGAATCCTTCCTCGAGAGTCACTCGGTCCAATGCCTGGTGGGCACCGTGGAGATCTGA
- a CDS encoding M1 family metallopeptidase has protein sequence MLGQGLPESNEDLVYSLRMEARYEPETRELTGRQQLTWRNTSSVPIHELRFHLYLNAFANNRSTFMLESGGKLRRTEFDREGWGWIEVQALRLPDGTDLKPWERFLAPDDGNPEDRTVVAYPLPRPLAPGASVELEIEFNARMPSVFARTGAHGDYVLGGQWFPKIGVFEDAGVRGRRQPGWNCHQFHAHSEFYADFGDYDVTLDLPERYQGKVGATGRLVEEKTADGRYRVRFRQAWVHDFAWAADPDFEVFEDVLDPAVDVPEALRRSFAEKLGMSPQQLEISPVTLRLLLQPSHRAQAAVHLEAAKRSLVGLGLRLGAYPYETLTVVDPAHGAEGSGGMEYPTLITAGTSVLFNYPYLQRLPVPELVILHETAHQYFQGMAASNEFEESWLDEGITTYYEMDVGQDFLVPITFLGLDLDPRMARRRAVAQGDYLSPVNTPSWEFASSGRYGDASYGRPGMTLMHLRNLLGEETFHRALRTYFQRYRFRHPSTADFEATVSLVAEQDLDWFFRQALRSPAVLDYSVRRVRSRPLKPPQGQFWRPGPAGEERHTIDDWNETWAHGQDPDQLDERWLYESRVEIVREGDFHHPVVVELEFEDGELQHYTWNGEGRWWHRTVRRRSPLVAARVDPDHHLVLDSNTLNNGLSVEPDRRPATKVAATFLFWVQSLFQALMWVT, from the coding sequence GTGCTCGGTCAGGGGCTGCCGGAATCCAACGAGGATCTGGTCTACAGCCTGCGGATGGAAGCGCGCTACGAGCCGGAGACCCGCGAGCTCACCGGCCGTCAGCAGCTGACCTGGCGCAATACGTCCTCGGTGCCGATTCACGAGCTCCGCTTCCACCTCTATCTCAACGCCTTCGCCAACAACCGCAGCACCTTCATGCTGGAGAGCGGTGGCAAGCTGCGGCGTACGGAGTTCGACCGGGAGGGATGGGGGTGGATCGAAGTGCAGGCCCTGCGGCTGCCCGACGGCACCGATCTCAAGCCCTGGGAGCGCTTCCTGGCTCCCGACGACGGCAACCCGGAAGATCGCACCGTCGTCGCCTATCCCTTGCCCCGGCCCCTGGCTCCCGGTGCTTCGGTGGAGCTGGAGATCGAATTCAACGCCCGCATGCCCAGCGTCTTCGCGCGCACCGGTGCCCACGGCGACTACGTGTTGGGCGGCCAGTGGTTCCCCAAGATCGGTGTCTTCGAGGATGCCGGAGTGCGCGGTCGCCGACAGCCCGGATGGAACTGCCACCAATTCCACGCCCACAGCGAGTTCTACGCCGACTTCGGTGACTACGACGTCACCTTGGACCTGCCCGAGCGCTACCAGGGCAAGGTGGGCGCCACCGGCCGCTTGGTCGAGGAGAAGACCGCCGATGGGCGGTATCGGGTGCGCTTCCGCCAGGCCTGGGTGCACGACTTCGCCTGGGCGGCGGATCCGGATTTCGAAGTCTTCGAGGACGTTCTGGATCCCGCCGTGGACGTGCCCGAAGCCCTGCGCAGGAGCTTCGCCGAGAAGTTGGGCATGTCCCCCCAGCAGCTGGAGATTTCACCGGTGACCCTGCGCCTGCTGCTGCAGCCCTCCCACCGCGCCCAGGCAGCGGTGCACCTGGAGGCCGCCAAGCGCTCGCTGGTGGGGTTGGGGCTGCGCCTGGGGGCCTATCCCTACGAGACCCTCACGGTGGTGGATCCGGCCCACGGCGCGGAGGGCTCGGGGGGCATGGAGTACCCGACCCTGATCACCGCCGGCACCTCGGTGCTCTTCAACTACCCCTATCTGCAACGCTTGCCGGTCCCCGAGCTGGTAATCCTCCATGAGACCGCTCATCAATATTTCCAAGGTATGGCGGCGAGCAATGAGTTCGAGGAGAGCTGGCTCGACGAGGGCATCACTACCTACTACGAGATGGACGTGGGCCAAGACTTTCTCGTGCCCATCACCTTCTTGGGGCTGGACCTGGATCCCCGCATGGCACGGCGGCGAGCGGTGGCGCAAGGGGATTATCTGTCGCCGGTGAACACCCCGTCCTGGGAATTCGCCTCCAGCGGCCGCTACGGCGACGCCAGCTACGGGCGCCCCGGCATGACGCTCATGCACCTGCGCAATCTGCTAGGAGAAGAGACCTTCCACCGCGCTCTTCGGACCTACTTTCAGCGCTATCGATTCCGTCATCCCTCCACCGCCGATTTCGAGGCGACGGTGTCCCTGGTGGCGGAGCAGGACCTGGATTGGTTCTTTCGCCAGGCGCTGCGCTCTCCGGCGGTGCTGGACTACTCGGTGCGCCGGGTCCGGTCTCGACCCCTCAAGCCACCCCAGGGACAGTTTTGGCGCCCCGGCCCCGCGGGAGAGGAACGGCATACCATCGACGATTGGAACGAGACCTGGGCCCACGGTCAGGACCCGGATCAGCTCGACGAGCGATGGCTCTACGAGTCTCGGGTAGAGATCGTTCGGGAGGGCGATTTTCACCATCCGGTGGTGGTGGAGCTGGAGTTCGAGGATGGCGAGCTGCAGCATTACACCTGGAACGGCGAGGGGCGCTGGTGGCATCGAACGGTGCGCCGCCGCTCACCGCTGGTGGCTGCCCGAGTGGATCCCGACCACCACCTGGTGCTCGACAGCAACACCCTCAACAACGGCCTTTCCGTCGAGCCGGACCGGCGTCCGGCGACCAAGGTGGCGGCAACCTTCTTGTTTTGGGTACAGAGTCTGTTCCAGGCTCTGATGTGGGTGACCTGA
- a CDS encoding SpoIIE family protein phosphatase, protein MKLRTQLLLAFLILAVLPLALLVLLSYRSSQDAFRQAVEAEALVLADEMAERLASSKQDLSRTVERLGVLALQQSAFDAATGRPLSAVELRELREELLAELGPVALPLVEKLELMIAAPAGEETLELVWPEDGPRAPAAPETPEVITETEELGAVENPPGEPSGVPEGTRDWLQKALAAVGSQREGPPQEVMPGRALMARIPGEELVQAVLARTPRDRGEVPFARDLNGRLFTQRPSDRQRLEAVPAEAMELGDADSQMRGAGGWVVAARRDPNTGITFGVARPIQESVEQMRAAAVRNLVLGLALLGLALLGILPLSAHLTRPLSALSLGAERIAAGDLQVRVPVSSENEIGQLARSFNRMAYELSENQRQLLEQERERQEQELQRQLLEVENARKSRELEEARRFQLALLPRQVPQPPGMSLAVYTRTATEVGGDYYDFVDAEGGGLIAAIGDATGHGARAGTLVAVIKSLFATRAPDSELPDFLHQGSRTIKGMGLERMAMALAVVRIDGPKLEISSAGMPPALIYRCRHREVEEVELPGMPLGGLLGFPYRSHTTELHPGDTLLLMTDGFPELLSPEEQVFGYQRVRAVFSGAAELAPEEIIAELAHAADGWRNRRALADDMTFVVMQAQTA, encoded by the coding sequence ATGAAGCTTCGTACCCAGCTCCTCCTCGCCTTTCTGATCCTCGCCGTATTGCCCCTGGCGCTCCTGGTCTTGCTCTCCTATCGCTCTTCCCAGGATGCCTTCCGCCAGGCGGTGGAGGCGGAGGCGTTGGTGCTGGCAGATGAGATGGCCGAGCGTCTGGCGAGCTCCAAGCAGGATCTCAGCCGGACCGTCGAGCGCCTCGGAGTGCTGGCCCTTCAGCAATCGGCCTTCGATGCGGCGACGGGCCGCCCGCTGTCCGCCGTCGAGCTGCGGGAGCTGCGCGAGGAGCTGTTGGCGGAGCTGGGACCGGTGGCGCTGCCGCTGGTGGAGAAGCTGGAATTGATGATCGCCGCGCCGGCCGGCGAGGAGACGCTGGAGCTGGTGTGGCCGGAGGACGGACCGCGAGCTCCGGCGGCACCGGAGACTCCGGAAGTGATCACCGAGACGGAGGAGCTCGGCGCCGTGGAGAACCCCCCCGGCGAGCCCTCCGGCGTGCCGGAAGGAACGCGGGATTGGCTGCAGAAGGCCCTCGCGGCCGTGGGTTCGCAGCGGGAAGGCCCGCCGCAGGAAGTGATGCCCGGGCGGGCGCTGATGGCTCGGATCCCCGGTGAAGAGCTGGTGCAGGCGGTGCTGGCGCGGACGCCGCGGGATCGGGGAGAGGTACCCTTCGCCCGGGACCTCAACGGGCGTCTGTTTACCCAGCGACCGTCGGATCGCCAGCGTCTCGAGGCGGTGCCGGCGGAGGCCATGGAGCTGGGGGATGCAGACTCCCAAATGCGCGGCGCCGGCGGCTGGGTGGTGGCAGCCCGCCGGGATCCCAACACCGGCATCACCTTCGGCGTCGCGCGGCCGATCCAGGAGTCGGTGGAGCAGATGCGAGCCGCCGCCGTGCGCAATCTGGTGCTGGGCTTGGCCTTGTTGGGACTCGCCCTGCTGGGAATCCTGCCTCTCTCGGCCCATCTCACCCGGCCTCTCAGTGCCCTCAGCCTCGGTGCCGAGCGCATCGCCGCCGGCGATCTCCAAGTGCGGGTGCCGGTTTCCTCGGAGAACGAGATCGGCCAGCTGGCGCGTTCCTTCAACCGCATGGCCTACGAGCTCAGCGAGAATCAGCGACAGCTCCTGGAGCAGGAACGGGAGCGCCAGGAGCAGGAGCTCCAGCGTCAGCTCTTGGAGGTGGAGAACGCGCGCAAGAGCCGGGAGCTGGAGGAGGCGCGGCGCTTTCAGCTGGCTCTGCTGCCCCGGCAGGTACCGCAGCCGCCGGGGATGTCGCTGGCGGTCTACACTCGCACTGCCACCGAGGTGGGGGGCGACTACTACGACTTCGTGGACGCCGAGGGCGGTGGCCTCATCGCCGCCATCGGTGACGCCACCGGTCACGGTGCCCGCGCCGGTACGCTGGTGGCGGTGATCAAAAGCCTCTTCGCCACCCGCGCCCCGGACTCCGAGCTGCCGGACTTCCTGCACCAGGGCTCCCGCACCATCAAGGGCATGGGGCTGGAGCGCATGGCCATGGCGTTGGCGGTGGTCCGCATCGACGGGCCGAAGCTGGAGATTTCGTCTGCCGGCATGCCACCGGCGCTGATCTACCGCTGCCGCCACCGCGAGGTGGAAGAGGTGGAGCTTCCGGGCATGCCCCTGGGAGGTCTGCTGGGCTTTCCCTACCGCAGCCACACCACCGAGCTGCACCCCGGCGACACCCTGCTGCTGATGACCGACGGGTTTCCGGAGCTGCTCAGCCCCGAGGAGCAGGTCTTCGGGTACCAGCGGGTGCGCGCGGTCTTCTCCGGGGCCGCCGAGCTGGCGCCGGAGGAGATCATCGCGGAGCTCGCCCACGCCGCCGACGGCTGGCGCAACCGCCGCGCCCTCGCCGACGACATGACCTTCGTGGTCATGCAGGCGCAGACTGCTTGA
- a CDS encoding carboxypeptidase regulatory-like domain-containing protein yields the protein MLAGWLLAPVAFAGSVEGRVTDALTGEPLAGAVVRLSGSGNPGISDADGFYTISDVPAGDFYYIYIDQPPEGYVGEVYFGGPCFGPKATEACAIGLGGPVEVPEVGVTSGINFALDPDAVISGTVLDLGGSTAVTGEVTLYSFSQDFGEVYRIRSVVAEADGSYSFSGLPAGFTFYVVVEADGFVDQVWDDIPCLVECVVESGTAIVPALDEDVAGIDFNLVPESAVGGLVEAEGTGEPIPNVVIWLHDSEGTFLDATSTGADGRYRFFGLPQGTYYLRTFANFFWADELYGGQFCPQADGTCDVTEGVPILLTAPGSVVENIDLALAEGGRITGTVRSAGGRTLSAVIDAWSGAGERVRITGSGEDGRYEISGLAPGDYFVTTRLVPGYKPQLYDELPCGDLPEPDCDVTAGTPVSVTLGEATANIDFALERQGFCQPSATVLCLNSGRFAVEARWTTREGETGPGVAVNLPQADDSGYFWFFEEDNAEVLVKVLDGCGTSFNSFWVFAAGLTNVEVVLTVTDTVSTQQRTYTNPLRTPFQPIQDTRAFMTCP from the coding sequence TTGCTCGCGGGCTGGCTCCTTGCGCCGGTGGCCTTCGCCGGGAGCGTCGAAGGCCGGGTGACGGACGCTCTCACCGGTGAGCCTCTGGCCGGCGCCGTGGTGCGCCTCTCCGGCAGCGGCAATCCGGGGATCAGCGACGCCGACGGCTTCTACACGATCTCCGACGTTCCCGCGGGAGATTTCTACTACATCTATATCGACCAGCCGCCGGAAGGCTACGTGGGGGAGGTCTATTTCGGTGGACCGTGCTTCGGGCCCAAGGCCACCGAGGCTTGCGCCATCGGCCTGGGAGGGCCGGTGGAGGTGCCGGAGGTGGGCGTCACCTCCGGCATCAACTTCGCGCTCGATCCTGACGCGGTGATCAGCGGTACGGTGCTCGATCTGGGTGGTTCGACAGCGGTGACCGGGGAGGTGACCCTCTACAGCTTCTCCCAGGACTTTGGAGAGGTCTACCGCATTCGCTCCGTAGTCGCCGAGGCGGATGGCTCCTACAGCTTTTCCGGCTTGCCGGCGGGATTCACCTTCTATGTCGTGGTGGAGGCGGACGGTTTCGTCGACCAAGTCTGGGACGACATCCCCTGCCTGGTGGAGTGTGTCGTCGAGTCCGGAACGGCCATCGTCCCCGCTTTGGACGAAGACGTGGCCGGCATCGACTTCAACCTCGTTCCGGAAAGCGCCGTCGGTGGTCTGGTCGAGGCGGAGGGCACCGGGGAGCCGATTCCGAATGTGGTGATCTGGCTTCACGACTCGGAGGGAACTTTCCTCGACGCGACATCTACCGGGGCCGACGGCCGCTACCGATTCTTCGGATTGCCCCAGGGCACCTACTACCTGCGGACCTTCGCCAACTTCTTCTGGGCCGATGAGCTCTACGGCGGTCAATTCTGTCCCCAGGCCGACGGCACCTGCGACGTCACCGAGGGCGTTCCCATCCTCCTCACGGCTCCGGGCTCGGTGGTGGAGAATATCGATTTGGCGCTCGCCGAAGGCGGCCGCATCACCGGCACCGTGCGAAGCGCCGGTGGCCGTACTTTGAGCGCCGTGATCGACGCCTGGAGCGGCGCGGGCGAGCGAGTGCGCATCACCGGCAGCGGCGAGGACGGCCGCTACGAGATCTCCGGCCTCGCCCCCGGCGACTACTTTGTCACCACCCGCCTGGTGCCCGGCTACAAGCCGCAGCTCTATGACGAGCTCCCCTGCGGCGATCTCCCGGAGCCGGATTGCGACGTCACCGCCGGTACGCCGGTCTCGGTGACGTTGGGAGAGGCCACGGCGAACATCGACTTCGCTCTCGAGCGCCAAGGCTTCTGCCAGCCCAGCGCCACCGTCCTCTGTCTCAACAGCGGCCGCTTCGCCGTCGAAGCCCGCTGGACCACCCGCGAGGGGGAAACTGGTCCGGGCGTCGCCGTGAACCTGCCCCAAGCAGACGACTCCGGCTATTTCTGGTTCTTCGAAGAGGACAACGCGGAAGTCCTGGTGAAGGTGCTGGACGGCTGCGGCACCAGCTTCAACTCCTTCTGGGTCTTCGCCGCCGGCCTCACCAACGTCGAGGTCGTCCTCACCGTCACCGACACCGTCTCGACTCAACAGCGAACCTACACCAACCCCCTCCGCACCCCCTTCCAGCCGATCCAGGACACCCGGGCGTTCATGACTTGCCCGTAG